One segment of Clavelina lepadiformis chromosome 2, kaClaLepa1.1, whole genome shotgun sequence DNA contains the following:
- the LOC143445175 gene encoding aromatic-L-amino-acid decarboxylase-like isoform X1 has product MGLEPSEFREAAHCMIDKIIDYHEGLKSGGHPIPAVEPGFMKERLPSAGPENKELWQTVFDDVENVVLDGSVHWLSSNNYGFFPTGISYPSILADILCSSTANVGLTWATSPSCTELETNMMDWLAKAINLPDCFLHNGKGPGGGVIQGSASEAILMTLLAARSKVMQKELSRDPKQSIHEITSRMVAYASKCSHSCVERTSQVALVPIRLLDVDENISIRGSVLQKAIEEDRRQRKIPVFVCATLGATVSCTYDNLMEMGPICEKEQIWLHVDAAYAGSALLCPEHRYIAHGLQHVTSFNFSPNKWMMVNLDCSALWVRNSLDMENSLNVNPVYFQHKKQSNTIDYRVSFYRFQHWQVSLGRRFRSIKAKLWFVMRMIGLEGLRHHVRKGVGQAKLFEELVRSDNRFQVLFPVTLGLVCFRLCFPHATLEKINDLNLKLREEIEKDRQYVLTPSTVNEVYFLRFSAGMNFCNEESVRRCWEHVQEKSDLVLKSKI; this is encoded by the exons ATGGGATTAGAACCGTCCGAATTCCGGGAAGCGGCTCATTGCATGATAGACAAGATAATTGATTATCATGAGGGTCTGAAAAGCGGCGGGCACCCTATCCCTGCAGTTGAACCAG GGTTTATGAAAGAACGCTTGCCGAGTGCTGGACCAGAAAATAAAGAACTTTGGCAAACTGTTTTTGATGATGTTGAAAACGTTGTGCTTGATGGTTCAGTGCATTGGTTGTCATCAAACAATTATGGCTTTTTTCCAACTGGAATAAGCTATCCGTCAATACTCGCAGACATTCTTTGTTCCTCGACGGCAAATGTCGGTTTGACATGG GCAACGTCACCGAGTTGCACTGAACTTGAAACCAATATGATGGACTGGCTGGCAAAAGCGATTAATCTACCAGACTGCTTCCTTCACAATGGAAAGGGGCCTGGAGGCGGTGTAATTCAAG GAAGTGCCAGCGAAGCCATTTTAATGACGTTGCTAGCGGCACGCAGTAAAGTGATGCAAAAAGAGTTGTCACGTGATCCGAAACAAAGCATTCACGAAATAACTTCACGCATGGTTGCCTACGCTTCTAAATGCAGCCACTCTTGTGTAGAGAGAACCA GTCAAGTAGCGCTGGTACCAATACGACTATTGGATGTGGACGAAAATATTTCCATACGTGGAtcagttttacaaaaagctATCGAAGAAGACCGAAGACAAAGAAAGATACCCGTGTTT GTATGCGCCACCTTAGGAGCTACTGTTTCTTGTACCTACGACAATTTAATGGAAATGGGCCCCATCT GTGAAAAGGAACAAATTTGGTTGCATGTTGATGCTGCCTACGCGGGTAGCGCTCTTTTGTGTCCAGAGCATCGGTATATTGCACACGGTCTCCAG CACGTCACGTCATTCAACTTCAGCCCTAATAAATGGATGATGGTAAATCTCGACTGCTCTGCACTTTG GGTGCGTAATAGCCTGGACATGGAAAATTCTTTGAACGTCAATCccgtttattttcagcataaaaAACAGTCAAATACAATCGACTACAGG GTTTCGTTTTATCGGTTCCAGCATTGGCAGGTTTCATTGGGAAGACGCTTTCGTTCGATTAAGGCTAAGCTGTGGTTCGTCATGCGCATGATTGGGTTGGAAGGTTTGAGGCATCACGTCAGAAAAGGAGTCGGTCAAGCAAAGTTATTTGAGGAGTTAGTTCGGTCAGAtaacagatttcaagttttatttccAGTGACGCTTGGGCTCGTCTGCTTTCGCTTGTGTTTCCCGCACGCAACACTTGAG aaaataaatgACCTGAACTTGAAGTTACGTGAAGAGATAGAAAAGGATCGCCAATACGTGCTCACACCGTCGACTGTTAATGAAGTTTATTTTCTACGATTTTCGGCGGGTATGAACTTCTGCAATGAGGAAAGTGTCAGGAGATGCTGGGAGCATGTTCAGGAAAAGTCGGACTTGGTATTAAAATCAAAGATTTAA
- the LOC143445172 gene encoding protein FAM135A-like encodes MDDLQATVEIAVDLGHFHNIDMFQRGFYKVTIDSIDPIAVRSNVEVHLLKKTDGGSFASPAKVSENGAHSATIQVLHKKQEVALDTSFLFRCHRLLDSRNIFACITSMKFQLDVKLWYCPTDNEAEITSESFEMISSRTIMLHIEPIQGLHEYTLVVFEYGFMAGIEMTVHASLVALHQPLIATLSSCGNASASSLYSSSLESILFRESMKDNAKPADLKTQINMATKIHNDILNVLCSIYTSLKDYFTKLLQQLPQKSKYTFEFINAMSKLNEMPSSLSNLNTKDDFLNQANMNLASACSHVLAFWSHILDIVCLHRKVVKKLSNSYHRNRIQRFQSSFFTLDNPRQMFPECRLSLYNGIANFIRSSAYYQSLPPLKLESVENDGVCDVMPVVFEDRFVKECKTEPIFNKKDSLAQKLQDLVSTSQPSTFVAASANNRTSLSCSSSPRISNTASKAQTTLLNPSLSMVKSPTDPLLSTTKQKYSEELYSYTLEEPDDLPHFSLHFSECSFKNKLIPPVKNEGIDVNVQNGKLPLASSTIPNNTIGNAFGFENDNGLSAPTLTSTMLAPLDEPECCPTSAVQSEIFNYKAHADRVKPERSMSEDSEKLMSIESFLKEEYEKGLLHEQVCEPAPMYAPDNEVPQQPDDKVVSNLKQTSIGESALSQLKLKHLTEKAKLLSNIQFPGNLFSDLPSAMEPCPYLLQWKLNLKQYESFDCASHLIILVHGLNGNSSDLRMVKTFLHLGLQSVLRMSGKSELSVSYLFSVANEMDTYDDIEVMTTKLIDEILRYINNNYTSKSEPQKISFIGHSLGGLLIRSAISHDRMRHLRSQFHTFLSFSSPHLGTIFNTSTLVNTGMWLIQKWKKSKCLQQLGCKEEGNMRKTYIYKLSKKPGLEFFKNVLLLASAEDKYVPYQSARIEMCRAAAKDKSQGPIYQEMISNIMTPILKSSKVNLLRYHIVHALPTATADSVIGRAAHIAVVDSEIFLEQFFLVTALQYFV; translated from the coding sequence ATGGATGATTTACAAGCCACTGTTGAAATTGCTGTGGACTTGGGTCACTTTCATAATATTGACATGTTTCAACGAGGGTTTTACAAGGTTACTATTGACTCGATTGATCCAATCGCTGTGCGATCAAATGTAGAAGTTCATCTGCTGAAAAAAACTGATGGAGGTTCTTTTGCATCTCCCGCAAAGGTTTCAGAAAATGGAGCTCATTCAGCAACAATTCAAGTACTCCATAAGAAGCAAGAAGTTGCTCTTGATACATCTTTTTTGTTTCGATGTCATAGACTTTTGGACAGTCGTAACATATTTGCTTGCATAACCTCAATGAAATTCCAACTAGACGTAAAACTATGGTATTGTCCAACTGACAATGAAGCAGAAATCACATCTGAAAGTTTTGAAATGATTAGCTCCAGAACAATTATGCTACACATTGAACCAATACAAGGACTGCATGAATATACGCTTGTTGTTTTTGAATATGGCTTTATGGCTGGCATAGAAATGACAGTCCATGCATCATTAGTTGCTCTACACCAGCCTCTTATAGCTACACTTTCATCATGTGGAAATGCATCTGCCAGCAGTTTATACTCTTCGTCGCTGGAATCCATACTTTTTCGAGAGTCGATGAAGGATAATGCAAAACCTGCCGATCTCAAGACTCAGATTAATATGGCTACGAAAATTCATAATGATATACTGAATGTTCTATGTTCAATCTATACAAGCCTCAAAGActattttacaaagttattacaACAGTTACCGCAAAAATCCAAGTACACTTTTGAGTTTATTAATGCAATGAGCAAGCTTAATGAAATGCCCTCAAGCTTATCGAATCTGAACACAAAAGACGATTTTCTTAATCAAGCAAACATGAATTTAGCTTCTGCTTGCTCACATGTTCTTGCTTTTTGGTCTCATATTCTGGACATTGTATGTCTGCACAGGAAAGTTGTAAAAAAGTTATCAAACTCTTACCATAGAAACAGAATCCAAAGATTTCAATCCTCGTTTTTCACATTGGACAATCCAAGGCAAATGTTCCCTGAATGTAGATTGTCATTGTATAATggtattgcaaattttatcaGGTCATCAGCTTATTATCAAAGCCTTCCTCCATTGAAGCTGGAATCAGTTGAAAACGATGGTGTTTGTGATGTAATGCCAGTTGTGTTTGAGGATAGATTTGTAAAGGAATGCAAAACTGAGccaattttcaataaaaaagaCTCTCTTGCTCAAAAGCTGCAGGACTTGGTGTCCACTTCACAACCTTCTACTTTTGTGGCTGCTTCAGCCAATAACAGAACATCACTGTCATGCTCATCAAGTCCAAGGATTTCAAACACAGCTTCAAAAGCCCAAACTACTTTGTTAAATCCATCGTTAAGTATGGTCAAATCACCTACGGATCCTCTGTTATCAACAACAAAGCAAAAGTATTCCGAAGAACTGTATTCTTATACTTTAGAAGAACCAGATGATCTACCCCATTTCAGTTTGCATTTTTCAGAATGttctttcaaaaacaaacttatacCGCCAGTTAAAAACGAGGGGATTGATGTAAATGTACAGAATGGTAAATTGCCACTTGCAAGCTCAACTATTCCTAACAATACAATTGGTAATGCTTTTGGATTTGAAAATGACAATGGATTGAGTGCACCAACATTAACTTCGACCATGCTTGCTCCCCTTGATGAACCAGAATGTTGTCCTACAAGTGCAGTGCAAagtgaaatatttaattacaagGCACATGCAGATAGAGTAAAGCCAGAACGAAGCATGAGTGAAGATTCTGAAAAACTGATGTCTATTGAATCTTTTTTAAAGGAAGAATATGAAAAAGGTCTCTTGCATGAACAAGTATGCGAACCTGCACCAATGTATGCACCTGACAATGAAGTACCTCAACAACCAGATGATAAAGTTGTAAGCAACCTTAAACAAACTTCTATCGGAGAGTCAGCACTATCCCAACTAAAGCTAAAACATTTAACCGAAAAGGCAAAACTCCTAAGCAACATACAGTTTCCTGGTAATTTGTTTTCTGATCTCCCATCTGCCATGGAGCCTTGTCCTTACCTGCTGCAGTGGAAATTAAACTTGAAGCAGTATGAATCTTTTGATTGTGCATCCCACCTAATCATCTTGGTACATGGACTTAATGGGAACAGTAGTGATCTGCGAATGGTTAAAACGTTTCTTCATCTGGGACTACAATCAGTGTTGAGAATGTCAGGGAAATCCGAACTGTCAGTGTCCTACCTTTTCTCAGTTGCAAATGAAATGGACACCTATGATGATATTGAAGTAATGACTACGAAGTTAATTGATGAAATTCTTCGTTACATTAACAACAACTACACGTCAAAATCAGAACCACAGAAGATTAGTTTTATTGGTCATTCATTAGGAGGTTTACTTATTCGTTCTGCAATTAGCCATGATCGTATGCGCCACTTGAGGTCACAATTTCACACATTCTTATCATTTTCATCACCACATCTGGGTACCATTTTCAATACAAGCACATTGGTGAATACCGGAATGTGGTTAATACAAAAGTGGAAAAAGTCAAAATGCTTGCAACAGCTTGGTTGTAAGGAAGAGGGAAACATGAGGAAAACATACATCTACAAGCTTAGCAAAAAGCCTGGTTTGGAATTTTTCAAGAATGTTTTGTTGCTCGCTTCAGCAGAAGATAAGTATGTTCCCTATCAGTCTGCTCGGATTGAGATGTGTAGAGCTGCAGCTAAAGATAAGAGCCAAGGCCCAATCTATCAAGAAATGATCAGTAACATAATGACACCGATCCTGAAAAGCAGCAAAGTAAACTTGTTGCGATACCACATTGTTCATGCACTGCCTACCGCAACCGCTGACTCTGTCATTGGCAGGGCAGCTCATATTGCTGTGGTTGattcagaaatatttttggaacaattttttcttgtcaCTGCATTGCAATACTTTGTTTAA
- the LOC143446578 gene encoding 26S proteasome non-ATPase regulatory subunit 8-like has translation MSALKEAIALYQLLKKDFSKKNPNLDKCTEHLRNLKIALTGLSFLPSQQSSSSVQEYVLARDVLEVGAQLSIMKKDIPSFERYMSQLKCYYLDYKDEAPESPYKQQLLGLNLLCLLSQNRVAEFHTELERLSTNDIQNNIYIKHPIAMEQYLMEGHYNKLFLAKGNVPAESYNFFIDILLDTIRDEIANCMEKSYAHISYQETLRMLYFDDPVQLQDYATKRTWTMGNDKCFHFSTEKLNEEATVLPSAEIAQQVINYARELEMII, from the coding sequence ATGTCTGCTTTAAAAGAAGCCATCGCTCTTTACCAATTACTTAAGAAAGATTTTTCCAAGAAGAATCCCAACTTGGATAAATGCACGGAACATTTGCGCAATTTGAAGATAGCTTTAACTGGTCTTTCGTTTCTACCATCCCAACAAAGTTCTTCATCAGTACAGGAATATGTTTTGGCAAGGGATGTTTTAGAAGTTGGAGCTCAACTCAGCATAATGAAGAAAGACATACCATCGTTTGAGCGATATATGTCGCAGTTAAAATGCTATTATTTAGATTACAAAGATGAAGCACCAGAGTCACCGTACAAGCAGCAGCTTCTCGGCTTAAATCTGTTGTGTCTTTTATCACAAAATAGAGTAGCAGAGTTTCATACAGAATTGGAACGTCTGTCAACGAATGATATTCAGAATAACATCTACATTAAGCATCCTATTGCCATGGAGCAATACCTGATGGAAGGTCAttacaacaaactttttcttgcaaaGGGCAATGTTCCTGCAGAAAGTTACAATTTCTTCATTGATATTTTGCTCGATACAATTCGTGATGAGATTGCAAATTGCATGGAGAAGTCTTATGCTCATATATCATATCAAGAAACCTTGCGAATGCTGTACTTTGATGATCCAGTGCAGCTTCAGGACTATGCCACAAAAAGAACCTGGACCATGGGAAATGACAAATGTTTTCACTTTAGTACAGAAAAGCTTAATGAGGAGGCAACTGTATTACCATCTGCTGAAATTGCTCAACAGGTTATCAACTACGCCAGGGAACTGGAAATGATAATTTGA
- the LOC143445177 gene encoding protein KATNIP homolog produces MLQHNNRKQTKYEDIYGKQLSNPCNQYESALERQNRYLYELAQHNKILKNAKIRDKEQEEKEKKEKGFSVYVNGANAIPRKAKPSLRHVDFQQNRRMPLIKPGNLSPRKRYNPAETRVSTAPEQHRKFWGQASVEIAGENGLKTFASLGAMNIHYSDDFEDSIDFEEGNSKDVITPLPRPKTVCATQRKFWGQGSVPIKAASGDHLRASVSNIKGVQYSMNFEVDEDSCSDAECEEIIEEIKADGISDEENTQNNLLCFTSNNSKQEDQLSIDSRETFDTDNVGHFSSMNSNNIIFQRPKLHTRLNVQGLSMKNKQR; encoded by the coding sequence ATGTTGCAACATAATAACaggaagcaaacaaaatatgaaGATATATATGGCAAGCAGCTTAGTAATCCTTGCAATCAATACGAAAGTGCCCTTGAAAGGCAGAACAGATACCTGTACGAATTGGCACAACACAATAAGATTCTGAAGAATGCCAAAATTAGAGACAAAGAGCAAGAGGAGAaggaaaaaaaagaaaaaggcttTTCTGTCTACGTCAATGGAGCCAATGCAATACCACGTAAAGCAAAGCCTTCTCTCAGGCATGTTGATTTCCAACAAAACCGGAGAATGCCCCTTATAAAACCTGGAAATTTATCACCAAGGAAACGATACAACCCAGCAGAGACAAGAGTGAGTACAGCACCTGAGCAACATCGTAAATTTTGGGGTCAAGCTTCAGTGGAAATCGCTGGTGAAAATGGCCTAAAAACATTTGCTTCACTTGGAGCAATGAATATTCACTATTCTGATGATTTTGAAGACTCGATTGATTTTGAAGAAGGCAATTCCAAAGATGTGATAACTCCTTTGCCAAGGCCCAAAACAGTGTGTGCCACGCAGAGAAAATTTTGGGGTCAAGGCTCAGTGCCAATAAAGGCAGCAAGTGGTGACCATCTGAGGGCGTCAGTGAGCAATATCAAAGGAGTTCAGTATTCCATGAACTTCGAAGTGGATGAGGATTCCTGCTCAGACGCAGAATGTGAAGAGATTATTGAGGAAATAAAAGCAGATGGTATTAGCGATGAAGAAAATacacaaaacaatttgttgTGTTTTACCAGTAATAATAGTAAACAGGAAGATCAGCTAAGCATTGATAGCCGTGAAACATTTGACACAGACAACGTTGGTCACTTTTCCTCAATGAACAgtaataatattatttttcaacGTCCTAAATTGCACACCAGATTGAATGTACAAGGACTTTCAATGAAAAACAAGCAAAGGTGA
- the LOC143445175 gene encoding aromatic-L-amino-acid decarboxylase-like isoform X2, producing MGLEPSEFREAAHCMIDKIIDYHEGLKSGGHPIPAVEPGFMKERLPSAGPENKELWQTVFDDVENVVLDGSVHWLSSNNYGFFPTGISYPSILADILCSSTANVGLTWATSPSCTELETNMMDWLAKAINLPDCFLHNGKGPGGGVIQGSASEAILMTLLAARSKVMQKELSRDPKQSIHEITSRMVAYASKCSHSCVERTSQVALVPIRLLDVDENISIRGSVLQKAIEEDRRQRKIPVFVCATLGATVSCTYDNLMEMGPICEKEQIWLHVDAAYAGSALLCPEHRYIAHGLQHVTSFNFSPNKWMMVNLDCSALWVRNSLDMENSLNVNPVYFQHKKQSNTIDYRHWQVSLGRRFRSIKAKLWFVMRMIGLEGLRHHVRKGVGQAKLFEELVRSDNRFQVLFPVTLGLVCFRLCFPHATLEKINDLNLKLREEIEKDRQYVLTPSTVNEVYFLRFSAGMNFCNEESVRRCWEHVQEKSDLVLKSKI from the exons ATGGGATTAGAACCGTCCGAATTCCGGGAAGCGGCTCATTGCATGATAGACAAGATAATTGATTATCATGAGGGTCTGAAAAGCGGCGGGCACCCTATCCCTGCAGTTGAACCAG GGTTTATGAAAGAACGCTTGCCGAGTGCTGGACCAGAAAATAAAGAACTTTGGCAAACTGTTTTTGATGATGTTGAAAACGTTGTGCTTGATGGTTCAGTGCATTGGTTGTCATCAAACAATTATGGCTTTTTTCCAACTGGAATAAGCTATCCGTCAATACTCGCAGACATTCTTTGTTCCTCGACGGCAAATGTCGGTTTGACATGG GCAACGTCACCGAGTTGCACTGAACTTGAAACCAATATGATGGACTGGCTGGCAAAAGCGATTAATCTACCAGACTGCTTCCTTCACAATGGAAAGGGGCCTGGAGGCGGTGTAATTCAAG GAAGTGCCAGCGAAGCCATTTTAATGACGTTGCTAGCGGCACGCAGTAAAGTGATGCAAAAAGAGTTGTCACGTGATCCGAAACAAAGCATTCACGAAATAACTTCACGCATGGTTGCCTACGCTTCTAAATGCAGCCACTCTTGTGTAGAGAGAACCA GTCAAGTAGCGCTGGTACCAATACGACTATTGGATGTGGACGAAAATATTTCCATACGTGGAtcagttttacaaaaagctATCGAAGAAGACCGAAGACAAAGAAAGATACCCGTGTTT GTATGCGCCACCTTAGGAGCTACTGTTTCTTGTACCTACGACAATTTAATGGAAATGGGCCCCATCT GTGAAAAGGAACAAATTTGGTTGCATGTTGATGCTGCCTACGCGGGTAGCGCTCTTTTGTGTCCAGAGCATCGGTATATTGCACACGGTCTCCAG CACGTCACGTCATTCAACTTCAGCCCTAATAAATGGATGATGGTAAATCTCGACTGCTCTGCACTTTG GGTGCGTAATAGCCTGGACATGGAAAATTCTTTGAACGTCAATCccgtttattttcagcataaaaAACAGTCAAATACAATCGACTACAGG CATTGGCAGGTTTCATTGGGAAGACGCTTTCGTTCGATTAAGGCTAAGCTGTGGTTCGTCATGCGCATGATTGGGTTGGAAGGTTTGAGGCATCACGTCAGAAAAGGAGTCGGTCAAGCAAAGTTATTTGAGGAGTTAGTTCGGTCAGAtaacagatttcaagttttatttccAGTGACGCTTGGGCTCGTCTGCTTTCGCTTGTGTTTCCCGCACGCAACACTTGAG aaaataaatgACCTGAACTTGAAGTTACGTGAAGAGATAGAAAAGGATCGCCAATACGTGCTCACACCGTCGACTGTTAATGAAGTTTATTTTCTACGATTTTCGGCGGGTATGAACTTCTGCAATGAGGAAAGTGTCAGGAGATGCTGGGAGCATGTTCAGGAAAAGTCGGACTTGGTATTAAAATCAAAGATTTAA
- the LOC143446577 gene encoding protein unc-93 homolog A-like → MEKRRSTRNLVLLSVAFLSHLSSYISLITVQSSTNKALGTIALSINYAVMPLSSLFLAAPLIGRFGARKTVAFGLTPFCLYTAANYYPKPYTLLPSAILTGLSSGLIWPGAIYYITHLPSFDKGSRERNKKVGMFVGIFYTISNLCVMFGGICMTVVMKLEEIENIPLHMNESTIRNATTLLPVTGQTCGVHYSFKHTDSQSNLSPMITRILFSVFLAFNVIAIILGFRLDEQHLEQTSAKLFSENNPSMDADQVLVKTDHQNRLTNDLCSNVKGAFNLLKTDRLALMMILFSLHYGMIQFLVAGLFNAAWITCFLSIRYVSYTTIAYGFCLSLGCYLFGKATYCISNWKMFSLVCLFEFTLLLILLLWNPRKDASEAWGFFLISMGFAICHSSQAGQLAAVYNRFFTDKKSSSALLFVWDPLGSALSFVLTSLTPSFVTVITTMFVCLFGTGLYLFAELMYHRRRKSSCNIGINGQ, encoded by the exons ATGGAAAAAAGGCGAAGTACAAGGAACTTGGTTTTGCTTTCAGTTGCTTTCCTTAGTCATCTTTCTTCGTATATCAGTCTTATAA cCGTGCAAAGTAGTACAAATAAGGCATTGGGCACCATAGCCCTGAGCATTAATTATGCTGTTATGCCGTTGTCATCTTTGTTTTTGGCCGCTCCGTTGATTGGAAGGTTCGGTGCTAGAAAGACCGTTGCATTTGGCTTAACACCTTTTTGTTTATACACGGCAG CCAACTACTATCCAAAACCTTATACCCTGTTGCCTTCGGCGATCCTAACCGGACTTTCTTCTGGGCTTATCTGGCCTGGCGCCATTTATTACATCACCCATTTGCCATCATTCGACAAAGGGTCAagagaaagaaataaaaaagttggaaTGTTTGTGGGAATATTTTACACGATCAGTAACCTATGCGTAATGTTTGGTGGTATTTGCATGACCGTCGTTATGAAGCTAGAAGAAATTGAGAATATTCCATTGCATATGAATGAAAGTACCATCAGAAATGCAACTACCTTGTTGCCAGTTACTGGGCAGACCTGTGGTGTTCATTATTCTTTTAAACACACTGATTCACAATCAAATTTATCACCAATGATAACCCGTATCCTTTTTTCCGTGTTTCTTGCTTTCAACGTGATAGCAATCATCCTCGGATTCCGTTTGGATGAACAACATTTGGAGCAAACCTCCGCGAAATTATTTTCTGAGAATAATCCATCGATGGATGCTGACC AGGTACTGGTGAAAACAGATCATCAAAATCGGCTTACAAATGACCTATGCAGCAATGTCAAAGGCGCTTTCAATCTCTTGAAGACCGATAGACTGGCGTTAATGATGATCTTATTTTCCCTTCACTATGGGATGATTCAGTTTCTTGTAGCGGGATTGTTCAACGCGGCTTGGATAACTTGTTTTCTGA GTATTCGATACGTGTCCTACACCACTATTGCGTATGGTTTCTGCCTGTCACTTGGATGTTATTTATTCGGAAAAGCAACGTACTGCATCAGCAActggaaaatgttttctttggtctgcttgtttgaatttacattacttttgattttattgctatGGAATCCTCGCAAGGATGCGTCAGAGGCGTGGGGCTTCTTTTTAATATCTATGGGGTTTGCAATTTGTCACAGTAGCCAGGCAGGACAACTGGCGGCTGTGTACAATCGCTTCTTCACGGATAAAAAATCTAGTTCAGCTTTGTTGTTTGTCTGGGATCCTTTGGGTTCTGCGCTTTCATTTGTATTGACGAGTTTAACCCCGTCATTTGTGACAGTTATAACCACAATGTTTGTGTGTCTTTTTGGGACTGGGTTGTATTTGTTTGCTGAACTAATGTATCACAGACGTAGGAAATCCTCATGCAATATCGGTATCAATGGGCAGTGA
- the LOC143445176 gene encoding endonuclease domain-containing 1 protein-like, translated as MTFVWLFAYHLISLLLVDTKAKHLVFYTKPHYSSAVRDVNYTCDDFFHHKPWPMPVDVMDRGVVKLCQNEVEGGLEGKPFFATLFSTTDRIPVYTANAIVLHRGAKSYDRPSSEYWKRVALGLCGRNALPVNSVDSIITFTNHTELKMCRKYQAVCEDYHDNELDLDRGHLSPNAINSQNLEKQRATFTLTNAAPQFAKFNQHSWRVYECVTMYTILDLVPGEKVYILTGTYGTALDKNNKPLWLNKNELPDKNPVKVPGYYWKAVCYPGNSHNAAWGYAIMQKNVNVKEMADFRNYMTLKIFADKYFLDLPFGSECLNASFGQFGKHVFPTWNKFIDSHCSDDY; from the coding sequence ATGACTTTTGTCTGGCTTTTTGCTTATCACTTGATATCTTTGTTGCTGGTTGACACTAAAGCAAAACACTTGGTTTTTTATACTAAACCCCATTACAGCTCCGCAGTCAGAGATGTAAACTATACCTGTGATGATTTCTTCCATCACAAGCCATGGCCAATGCCAGTTGATGTAATGGACAGAGGTGTGGTCAAACTATGCCAAAATGAAGTTGAAGGTGGCCTTGAAGGAAAACCATTCTTTGCAACTTTGTTTAGCACAACTGACCGGATACCAGTGTACACAGCCAATGCAATTGTGCTTCATCGTGGTGCAAAATCCTACGACAGGCCATCTTCAGAATACTGGAAACGTGTTGCTCTGGGCTTGTGCGGGCGCAATGCACTTCCAGTTAACTCCGTTGATTCCATCATTACCTTTACAAACCACACAGAATTAAAAATGTGCAGAAAATATCAGGCAGTGTGTGAAGATTATCATGACAATGAACTAGACTTAGATAGAGGACACTTGTCACCGAATGCAATCAACTCTCAAAACTTAGAGAAACAAAGAGCAACTTTTACTTTGACCAATGCCGCTCCACAATTTGCCAAATTCAACCAACACTCCTGGCGAGTGTACGAGTGTGTTACAATGTACACCATTTTAGATTTAGTGCCGGGAGAAAAGGTTTACATTCTTACAGGAACCTATGGTACCGCTTTGGATAAAAACAACAAGCCGTTATGGCTGAACAAGAATGAGTTACCCGATAAAAATCCAGTTAAGGTGCCAGGATATTACTGGAAGGCGGTTTGTTATCCTGGAAATTCTCATAATGCAGCGTGGGGATACGCCATCATGCAGAAAAATGTGAATGTGAAGGAAATGGCAGATTTTAGAAATTATAtgactttgaaaatatttgctgacAAATACTTTCTTGACCTGCCGTTTGGTTCCGAGTGTTTGAATGCATCATTTGGTCAATTTGGGAAACATGTTTTCCCTACCTGGAACAAGTTCATTGACAGTCATTGTAGTGACGACTATTAG